From a single Pelodiscus sinensis isolate JC-2024 chromosome 4, ASM4963464v1, whole genome shotgun sequence genomic region:
- the RIOX1 gene encoding ribosomal oxygenase 1: MEAGARVSALWVYRSAAGPRRPGLAISLRGKRIKKRPRQSKRGLAGDCPAPAGPANGEQSGPPRPAAEGPSKEERPGALGPARRAAGGKLGRPQKGKNRDSSLVPWQSQTSGLQGNSRPKLAGEKLVAAETGDSSLEFQEPVTGPSLLDLLRELGQVQHSRERAAKLFGWLIAPISPQQFFEQSWEKKPLLIQRRNLAYYQGLFSTSTFDAILRDNVVKFGVNLDVTSYVDGTRETHNPIGRALPAVVWDFYRNGCSLRMLNPQAFSATVWHFLSILQEQFGSMAGANTYLTPAGTQGFAPHYDDIEAFVIQLEGKKHWRVYGPRDDTEVLPQFSSCNFAQEEIGEPILETVLEAGDLLYFPRGFIHQGDCLPDAHSLHITVSSYQRNSWGDLLEKLLPAALQMAIEEDVEYRRGLPLDYLEYMGVLNSDVVDSRRDAFIERVQNLIKKVVDYAPIDAAVDQKAKLFLHDCLPPVLTEHERALSIHGVPARWEDGDIRDVDIPIKKETQVRLLRHGIIRLCNEGNGVLLYYTTENSRVYHKEEPKYFEIDPEFTDGIEFLLSSYPKYVCVDTLPCDTLDDKISLATLLFEKGLLITKKPLVPM; the protein is encoded by the coding sequence atggaggccgGCGCACGTGTCTCGGCGCTCTGGGTGTATCGCTCCGCGGCGGGGCCCCGGCGTCCCGGCCTCGCGATCTCCCTGCGGGGCAAACGCATAAAGAAGCGGCCCAGGCAGAGCAAGAGGGGATTGGCTGGGGATTGTCCTGCTCCAGCCGGACCCGCCAATGGGGAGCAGTccggacccccccgccccgcagcagaGGGGCCCAGCAAGGAGGAGCGGCCCGGAGCCCTTGGTCCTGCCCggagagcagcaggaggaaagctgGGGAGACCCCAGAAAGGGAAGAATAGAGACAGCTCTTTGGTCCCTTGGCAAAGCCAAACTTCGGGGCTGCAGGGAAACTCTAGACCAAAGCTGGCAGGGGAGAAACTGGTGGCAGCAGAGACTGGGGACAGTAGCCTGGAGTTCCAGGAGCCTGTCACTGGCCCCTCTCTGCTTGACCTTCTCCGGGAGCTGGGTCAGGTCCAGCACAGCAGAGAGCGTGCAGCAAAGCTGTTTGGGTGGCTGATTGCACCCATCTCTCCACAGCAATTCTTTGAgcagagctgggaaaagaaaCCCCTCTTGATCCAACGACGCAATCTAGCATATTACCAGGGGCTCTTCTCCACTTCCACTTTTGATGCAATCCTGCGGGACAATGTTGTTAAGTTTGGGGTCAACTTGGACGTAACAAGCTATGTGGATGGGACGAGGGAGACCCACAATCCTATTGGTAGGGCGCTGCCTGCTGTTGTGTGGGATTTCTACAGGAATGGCTGTTCCCTACGGATGCTGAATCCACAAGCCTTCTCTGCCACTGTATGGCACTTCCTCTCCATCCTACAGGAGCAGTTTGGGAGCATGGCTGGAGCAAACACTTATCTGACTCCTGCAGGAACACAGGGCTTTGCTCCACACTACGATGACATTGAAGCATTTGTGATCCAGCTTGAAGGGAAGAAGCACTGGCGGGTTTATGGTCCTAGGGATGATACAGAGGTGTTGCCCCAGTTCTCCAGCTGTAACTTTGCTCAGGAAGAGATTGGAGAGCCCATTTTGGAGACAGTACTTGAAGCCGGGGACCTGCTTTATTTTCCCCGTGGATTTATCCATCAGGGGGACTGTCTTCCTGATGCACACTCACTCCACATAACTGTTTCTTCCTATCAGAGGAACTCCTGGGGAGATCTGCTGGAGAAACTCCTCCCAGCTGCCTTGCAGATGGCCATAGAAGAGGATGTGGAGTACAGGCGAGGGCTCCCTCTAGATTACCTAGAATATATGGGGGTCCTGAATTCAGATGTGGTAGATTCTCGCCGAGATGCCTTTATAGAGAGAGTACAGAATTTGATAAAGAAAGTAGTGGACTATGCACCAATTGATGCTGCAGTGGATCAGAAAGCAAAGTTGTTTCTTCATGACTGCCTCCCTCCCGTGCTAACTGAGCATGAAAGGGCACTGAGTATACATGGTGTTCCAGCCAGGTGGGAAGATGGAGACATTCGTGATGTTGATATACCAATAAAGAAAGAGACTCAGGTACGGCTGCTCCGTCATGGCATCATTAGGTTGTGTAATGAAGGAAATGGTGTGCTGCTGTATTACACAACAGAAAACTCAAGAGTGTACCACAAGGAGGAACCCAAATACTTTGAGATAGATCCTGAGTTTACAGATGGTATAGAGTTTCTGCTTTCTTCATATCCTAAGTATGTCTGTGTGGATACCCTTCCATGTGACACCTTGGATGATAAGATCTCCTTAGCTACCCTCTTGTTTGAAAAGGGCCTGCTGATTACCAAGAAACCTCTGGTGCCTATGTAA